The sequence below is a genomic window from Desulfovibrio sp. Fe33.
TCGAAGTTGTACCCCCGTTCGCGGGCTTCGCCCAGGATGGCCGCGAGATAGGCGTCGATGGCGGCCAGCGGGTCGGGGTGGGCGCGAAAGCGGATGAGCTGGGGGTGTCTGGTATAGCCCCTGGTCTCGCCGCGCAGGACCTTGCGGGCGAGAAGCCCTTCGCGCCAGACGGCGGTCAGCCCCTTGGTGTCGAGGAACCGGGGATGGAGGGTCCACAGCCGCAAGGGGCGCTACCTCGTCTCGGCCAGGTAGCCCAACTCGCGGGAGAAGTCGTTGGTATCGGCCGGGCGGCCGTGGAGCAGGTGCCCGAGGCGCATCATGTCCCCGGCCGGGAAGTCCTTCTGCCAGCGGGCGTAATAGCCGGTGAAGCCGTACATCCAGAGCATTTCCGAAGCCTGCGTGAAGACCTGTCCGGCAAGCTTGTCCCAGGTGGTCGAGGTCTCTATCTTCCAGACCGGGTATTCCTCGCCGCCCACCTCGCGTTTGCCCTTGAAGTCGACCGCGATGTCGAGCACGCCGTTCGGCCGGGGGGTGATGACCCAGTAGTAGAGCCAGCCCTCGCCGCCCCATTCGAATTCGGTGTGCCGATAGTCCGTTTCCATGTCGGTGGGCGCGTCCAGGCCGCGGACGTCGCACAGGCAGCGGAACAGGTCCTTGATGGGCTCGGAAAAATTGGAGTTGACGCTCAGGTCGAAGTGGGAATCGCCTGAAACCAGGCGGGCTTCCAGCCATCCGGCCCGCGCTTCGGTCAGGAAGATTTCAAAACGTTCTTCAGACATTACGCCCTCCATATCACGTTATGACGGCACATTACACAACTCGTGCCGGTTAGGCAAAGGGTGCGTGCGCGGAACGCTCTGGACGCGTCGAATCCTTGTCAAAAAAAGGTTTACAGTGTGCGCTATTTCCGATACGTACATGGCTCTTCTTATAATGGGAGAATGGCTATTTCATAAGTTGTTTGAATCGCACGTTTTCCTGTCTAAGAACGTAAAGATGTCGGGATCGGCCGCACGCGTCGACCGAGTGAACGGGGCTCGCCTGCCTCGGAAACGATGACCCGCCAACTCGGAACCCTCATCTTGAAAATATACGTTAATACTACTTTGCCCGAGGTCCGTTGTGGAGGTAACCCATGGAAAAAACTAATGAATCTGTTGAAATGCCCGAAATGGAAATGAATTTCGCCGACGCGCTCGACGAGTATCTGAATTCCGATTTCGGTGATCTGGACGAGGGAACCATTGTTTCCGGTGAAGTCGTCAAGGTCGACAAGGACTACGTGCTCGTCGACGTGAACTTCAAGTCCGAAGGACAAATCCCCGTTTCCGAATTCACCGAGGCTGACGGCACCGTGGCCGTTTCCGTCGGTGAGAAGGTCGACGTTTTCGTCGCCCGCAAGAACGAAGCCGAAGGCACCATCTACTTGTCCCGCGACAAGGCCAAGCGGATGCAGCTTTTTGATAAACTGGAAGAACTCCAGGAGAAGGACGGCGAAGTCGTCGGCCGGATCATCCGCCGCATCAAGGGCGGCTACACCGTCGATCTGGGCGGCGTCGAGGCATTCCTGCCCGGTTCCCATGTCGATCTGCGTCCGGTCCCCGACATGGACGCCCTGGTCAACCAGGAATTCGATTTCAAGATCCTCAAGATCAACCGCCGCCGCTCCAACGTCATCGTTTCCCGCCGCGTGCTCCTCGAAGAGATGCGCAGCGAACAGCGCGACAAGCTGCTGGAAACCCTCGAAGAGGGTCAGGTTGTGGAAGGCAAGGTCAAGAACATCACTGAATACGGCGTGTTCATCGACCTGGGCGGCCTCGACGGCCTGCTGCACATCACCGACATGTCCTGGAAGCGCATCAAGCATCCCAAGGAAATGGTCGGCCTGGGCGACGATCTCCAGCTGAAGATCCTCAATTTCGACCGCGAAGGCCAGAAGGTTTCCCTCGGCCTGAAGCAGCTCGTTCCCGATCCGTGGGAGAACATCGCCGAGAAGTACCCCGAGGGTTCCCGCTTCACCGGCGTCATCACCAACCTGGCCGACTACGGCGCGTTCGTCGAGCTGGAGAACGGCGTCGAGGGCCTGGTCCACATCTCCGAGATGTCCTGGACCCGCAAGCTCCGTCACCCGTCCCAGATGGTCAAGGTCGGCGAGGAAGTCGAAGTCGTCGTCCTCGGCGTGGACCCGGACAAGAAGCGCATCTCCCTCGGCATGAAGCAGATCTCCCCGAATCCGTGGGATGTCGTGGCCGAGAAGTACCCCGAGGGCACCGTCCTTGAGGGCGCCATCAAGAACATCACCGAGTTCGGCGTGTTCATCGGCATCGAAGAGGGCATCGACGGCCTGATCCACGTGTCCGACATCTCCTGGACCAAGAAGATCCGCCACCCCTCCGAGGTCTACAAGGTCGGTGATTCCGTCCAGGCCAAGGTCCTCACCGTCGACAAGGAGAACGAGAAGTTCACCTTGGGCGTGAAGCAGCTGACCGAAGACCCGTGGTCCCAGGTTCCGGCCAAGTACCCCGTGGGCCAGAAGGTCACCGGCGTCGTCACCAACATCACCGACTTCGGTCTCTTCGTCGAGGTCGAGGAAGGCATCGAAGGCCTGGTTCACGTTTCCGAGATCAGCCGCAAGAAGATCAAGTCCCCTTCCGAGATGTTCAAGGAAGGCGACACCATCGAAGCCAAGGTCATCCACGTGTCCGCCGACGAGCGTCGTCTCGGCCTGTCCATCAAGCAGACCAAGGAAGAGCCCGTCCGCACCGGCGGCAGCAAGTCCAAGTCCTTTGGCGGCGACAGCGTGAGCGCCGGATCCACTCTGGGCGACCTGCTCCGCGAGAAGCTTGAGGAAGCCGCCGGGGACGCCCTGGCCGCTGCCGAAAAGGAAGAAGCCGCAGCAGCCGACGAGGTTGTCGAAGCCGAGGCCCCGGCCGAGGAAGAAGAGACCAAGTAGGTTGAAGCGTCATGCGCATGGCAGGAACCAAAGACCGTTTCTCCCAGCGCCACCCCTTCTTGTTTGGGGTGATGATGATTATATTGGCCATGGCCCTCATAACGGGGGTCATGGCCTTTTTCCGCGCCATGGGGTGGATGCCCGGCTCCTTCGCCCTGTCGGGCGACAAGATCGGCGTTGTCCACGTGGACGGCATGATCCTCGACTCCTCGCGGGTCGTCGACTTCATCCGCACGCTTGAGGAGGACAATTCCGTCAAGGGCGTGCTTCTGCGCGTGGATTCCCCCGGCGGGGCCATTGCGCCCTCCCAGGAAATCTACGCGGCGGTCAAGAAACTGAACGCGGTCAAGCCGGTCGTCGCCTCATACGGCTCCATGGCCGCTTCCGGCGGCTACTACTGTTCCTGCCCGGCGCGGATCATCTACGCCAACTCCGGGTCCATCACCGCCTCCATCGGCGTCATGGCCGAGTTCGTCACCGTGGCCGACGCCATGGAAAAATTCGGCATCAAGCCGGAGGTCCTCACCACCGGCAAGTACAAGGCCGCGGGCACCCCCCTGCGGAACCTGACCGATGCGCAGCGCGAACAGATGCTCGACCTCATGCACGACCTCCACGACCAGTTCGTGGATCACGTGGCCGAGGCGCGCGGCATGGATCGCGCCCGGGTCGCCGCCATTGCCGACGGACGGGCCGTCACCGGCCGTCAGGCCCTTTCCCTGGGACTTGTGGACCGCATCGGCACCCAGTCGGACGCCATCGCCGAGCTCAAGCGGGAATCGGGCATAGAAGGCCGCGCCGCGCTCGTGGAAGGTCCCGTCACCAAACAGTCGTTTGTCCGGGAGCTTATGGGCGCGCTCAAGATCGATCTCACCTCCAGCCTTCATCAGGGCTGGACCTTCTTCTATAAATAAGCGTTTTCCCGACAGGGAAGTCAGGCTCGGAAGGGCCGGTCTCCGCAGGGAACGAGTCCGTTTTCGGTTTGCCACAGGCAACCGCATCCCGGGTTGCGCCGCATGAACGCCGATCCCTTTTCCTTGCCCATGGCGAACAGGGCCGTCGCCAGCGCGTCCGTCTGGACGCAGGTGGGCGCGATCACCGTGACGGCGCGTACCGGCGGTTCGGCGGGGTCGGTTCGGACAAGATGGTCGTATCCCTTGGACGCCCGACTTTCATAGTTGCCGGAAGTCGCGACCGCGCCGGAGCACAGGCGGAAGGTCGACAGGTTCCGGGCCGGGTCGGCCGCGTTTTGGATGCCTACCATCCATCCCGCGGTATTGTCCGGGCCGGTTCGCATGTCGCCGCCCGCATTGACCAGAAAATCGGCTATGCCGCTTTTTTCCAGTTCCCGCGCCGCGATGTCCACAATGCGTCCCTTGGCGATGCCGTCCAGCGAGACGCCCATACCCGTGCGCGTTAGCCGGATGGTGGTGCCGGTCATGACGATGCCGTCGGGGGAAGCCAGGACGCCTAGGTCGCGCCGCACTGGGGCAGGAAGGTCCTCGATGGATCGCGCGCCGTGGGCGGCGAGGGCTTCGAGAACAGGAGCGGTGGCGGGATTGAATCCGTTTCCGGACCGTTTCGATAAGAGGATGGCGTCGCCCAGCAGTTCGGCCACCGGGCCTGGAGCCTCCCGCAACACGCCTTGGGCATTGAGCACTCCCAGCGGGCTGGAGCCGCCGCGTCTCGTGAACAGGGTTTCGGCCCTGCCCATGGCCGCAAAGGCGCGTTCCACGGCCTCGTCCGCCAGGGCGCGGCTTGCATTGCGGACGGAAATGGTCGCATAGGTGCCCATCATCAGCCGTGTTTCGGTGCGTTCGGGAAGCTCCCGTCCGAGGACCGCGCCGGTCAGTCCGGCAAAGGGGGCGGCGCAGGCGATTGCGCCGAACGCGCCCAGGGCTCCGAGAAATACGCGTCTGCTAACCATCGAGATCGGTCTCCTTCAAGATGTCGTCCAAATTGAATTCCTGGCTTTTTTCCGGTGAGGATTCGGATGGAATCCCCTGCGCGTTCGCCGGGGCGTCCGACGCGGATTCGATGCCGCGCACGTAGCGCACGGAAGCCAGGTCCCGCTCCGCGCCTTCCTTGATCTGGCTCGTCAGCTCGAAGCCGCAGAGGCCGACAAAGGCGATGAAAAGCGCCAAGGTGAATATTTTTTTGAAGGTCATGACTGTTTCTCCTTCTTCCATCCGTGAGTGAGCCAGTTGCGCATGAAGGCGAGGTAGTCGAAAACGGGCGTGGCCGGACACAGGAGCGCGCACCAGGGCCGTTTGACCACCAGCGACGCCACCAGGATCAGCACGGTGAGGGCGAAAATCGCCGCGGAGCCGATGAAGGAAAAGGCCATTCCGAAGGGCGTGTATTCGGC
It includes:
- a CDS encoding pyrimidine dimer DNA glycosylase/endonuclease V gives rise to the protein MRLWTLHPRFLDTKGLTAVWREGLLARKVLRGETRGYTRHPQLIRFRAHPDPLAAIDAYLAAILGEARERGYNFDASKIDERAAAAPIRETTGQLGYEWLHLLDKLRRRAPDRFNDLHGQHPAPHPLFVLEDGDVQDWEIR
- a CDS encoding 30S ribosomal protein S1; this translates as MEKTNESVEMPEMEMNFADALDEYLNSDFGDLDEGTIVSGEVVKVDKDYVLVDVNFKSEGQIPVSEFTEADGTVAVSVGEKVDVFVARKNEAEGTIYLSRDKAKRMQLFDKLEELQEKDGEVVGRIIRRIKGGYTVDLGGVEAFLPGSHVDLRPVPDMDALVNQEFDFKILKINRRRSNVIVSRRVLLEEMRSEQRDKLLETLEEGQVVEGKVKNITEYGVFIDLGGLDGLLHITDMSWKRIKHPKEMVGLGDDLQLKILNFDREGQKVSLGLKQLVPDPWENIAEKYPEGSRFTGVITNLADYGAFVELENGVEGLVHISEMSWTRKLRHPSQMVKVGEEVEVVVLGVDPDKKRISLGMKQISPNPWDVVAEKYPEGTVLEGAIKNITEFGVFIGIEEGIDGLIHVSDISWTKKIRHPSEVYKVGDSVQAKVLTVDKENEKFTLGVKQLTEDPWSQVPAKYPVGQKVTGVVTNITDFGLFVEVEEGIEGLVHVSEISRKKIKSPSEMFKEGDTIEAKVIHVSADERRLGLSIKQTKEEPVRTGGSKSKSFGGDSVSAGSTLGDLLREKLEEAAGDALAAAEKEEAAAADEVVEAEAPAEEEETK
- a CDS encoding FAD:protein FMN transferase — encoded protein: MVSRRVFLGALGAFGAIACAAPFAGLTGAVLGRELPERTETRLMMGTYATISVRNASRALADEAVERAFAAMGRAETLFTRRGGSSPLGVLNAQGVLREAPGPVAELLGDAILLSKRSGNGFNPATAPVLEALAAHGARSIEDLPAPVRRDLGVLASPDGIVMTGTTIRLTRTGMGVSLDGIAKGRIVDIAARELEKSGIADFLVNAGGDMRTGPDNTAGWMVGIQNAADPARNLSTFRLCSGAVATSGNYESRASKGYDHLVRTDPAEPPVRAVTVIAPTCVQTDALATALFAMGKEKGSAFMRRNPGCGCLWQTENGLVPCGDRPFRA
- the sppA gene encoding signal peptide peptidase SppA, whose product is MMIILAMALITGVMAFFRAMGWMPGSFALSGDKIGVVHVDGMILDSSRVVDFIRTLEEDNSVKGVLLRVDSPGGAIAPSQEIYAAVKKLNAVKPVVASYGSMAASGGYYCSCPARIIYANSGSITASIGVMAEFVTVADAMEKFGIKPEVLTTGKYKAAGTPLRNLTDAQREQMLDLMHDLHDQFVDHVAEARGMDRARVAAIADGRAVTGRQALSLGLVDRIGTQSDAIAELKRESGIEGRAALVEGPVTKQSFVRELMGALKIDLTSSLHQGWTFFYK